From Prosthecobacter fusiformis, one genomic window encodes:
- a CDS encoding DUF4910 domain-containing protein: MIENGSMHALATRLFPICRSLTGDGVRQTLQILQEHLPGLNIHEVPSGTPAFDWVVPEEWNIKGARLTGPDGEVIADFKDSNLHVLGYSTPVDLELSLEELQPHLHSLADHPTVIPYITSYYKRTWGFCIPHQQHQQLKPGKYRAVIDSTLKAGNLTYGELIIPGETTDEILLSAYICHPSMANNELSGPVVATWLAKYLQGLTSRRYTYRFVFIPETIGSLIYLSKHLDHLKKNVKAGFVLTCLGDDRAYSYMPSRLGDTLADKVALHTLTHKHPGHVRYTYLQRGSDERNYCWPGVDLPVCSIMRTRYGSFPEYHTSADDLSLITESGLQGGLDALRTCLNCLEKNRYYQATTLGEPQLSKRDLYPTTSVKNAAGYYSARLLVNIMAYCDGNHDLLDIANILNKPAWELFDAVQTLLDNGLLRPVK, encoded by the coding sequence ATGATCGAAAATGGTTCCATGCACGCGCTGGCAACGCGGCTTTTCCCCATCTGCCGCAGCTTGACCGGGGATGGAGTGCGTCAAACTCTTCAGATCCTGCAGGAGCACCTGCCAGGCTTGAACATTCATGAAGTTCCCAGTGGCACACCAGCTTTTGACTGGGTGGTGCCTGAAGAGTGGAATATTAAAGGAGCCCGGCTCACGGGTCCCGATGGTGAGGTGATCGCTGATTTCAAGGACAGCAACCTGCACGTACTTGGCTATTCAACACCCGTGGATTTGGAGTTGAGCTTGGAGGAACTGCAACCGCATCTTCATTCCCTTGCCGATCATCCGACCGTCATCCCATACATCACCAGCTATTATAAGCGTACCTGGGGATTTTGTATTCCACATCAGCAGCACCAGCAATTAAAGCCGGGTAAATACCGAGCGGTGATTGATTCGACTCTAAAGGCGGGAAATCTCACTTATGGAGAACTTATCATCCCTGGTGAAACAACGGATGAAATTCTGCTTTCGGCCTACATTTGCCATCCCTCAATGGCAAACAATGAATTGTCCGGCCCCGTAGTTGCGACCTGGCTGGCGAAATACCTCCAGGGGCTGACTTCACGCCGCTATACTTACCGTTTCGTTTTTATTCCGGAGACCATTGGCAGCCTGATTTATTTATCGAAGCATCTCGATCATCTAAAAAAGAATGTCAAAGCTGGGTTTGTCCTAACCTGTCTAGGCGATGACCGAGCTTACTCCTACATGCCATCGAGACTGGGCGACACCTTAGCTGATAAGGTAGCCCTGCACACGTTGACTCACAAGCATCCCGGCCACGTGCGTTATACTTATCTTCAACGTGGTAGTGATGAGCGAAATTACTGCTGGCCAGGGGTGGATCTGCCCGTGTGTTCCATCATGCGGACCCGGTATGGATCATTTCCTGAATACCATACGTCTGCCGATGATCTTAGCCTGATCACTGAATCCGGCCTGCAAGGCGGTCTTGATGCGTTGCGCACATGCCTGAACTGCCTGGAGAAGAACCGCTACTATCAAGCCACCACGCTGGGAGAGCCACAGCTAAGCAAACGAGATTTATACCCTACCACCAGCGTCAAAAATGCAGCGGGGTATTATTCCGCGCGGCTGCTCGTGAACATCATGGCCTACTGTGATGGAAATCATGATTTGCTGGATATTGCCAACATCCTAAACAAGCCCGCTTGGGAGCTGTTCGATGCTGTCCAAACGCTGCTCGACAATGGGCTTCTCCGT
- a CDS encoding acyl carrier protein: MNETLNSIVEIIREAVPGLEIDPAKDSDRTFKDLGLDSLDKMSLLLGVQEKWNLEFNEEEISNLNTINDIYRKVS, from the coding sequence ATGAACGAAACTCTAAACTCAATTGTGGAAATCATCCGTGAAGCCGTTCCTGGCCTGGAGATCGACCCTGCCAAGGACAGCGACCGCACGTTCAAAGACCTGGGTCTTGATTCGCTCGACAAGATGTCCCTCCTGCTGGGCGTCCAGGAGAAGTGGAATCTGGAATTCAATGAGGAGGAAATTTCAAATCTGAACACGATCAACGACATCTACCGCAAGGTTAGCTAA
- a CDS encoding ketoacyl-ACP synthase III, giving the protein MSPVRLNRIVGHIPSGRVDTRERGRIFGYEDDFLAGKLGTTSLAIKEPDDQASDLCVKAARELEKQGITLDDIGAVVVCTQTPDGHGIPHTSAVVHAKLGLADACACFDISLGCSGYVYGLSVIISFMQANKIQKGLFFTSDPYSAIIDPTDQATCLLFGDAATVSLLEAGAPGWQLTDVIFGTQGKNGAAINNRGGKLAMNGRDVFNFALTTVPKQIQSLLTRQELTLEEVDRVVLHQGSRYIVDKLRERMRLPEDKVPLHLTDLGNTVSSAIPLTLEATLQIGSPKRILISGFGVGLSYATGLLDWQSC; this is encoded by the coding sequence ATGTCCCCCGTTCGTCTAAATAGGATCGTCGGTCATATTCCTTCGGGAAGAGTGGATACGCGTGAACGTGGACGGATATTCGGGTATGAAGATGACTTTCTGGCAGGTAAACTTGGCACCACTAGCCTGGCGATCAAAGAACCAGATGATCAGGCATCCGACCTGTGCGTGAAAGCCGCGCGTGAACTGGAGAAGCAAGGCATCACACTCGATGATATAGGTGCAGTCGTCGTTTGCACCCAGACTCCCGATGGTCACGGTATTCCCCATACTTCGGCCGTGGTCCATGCGAAGCTAGGTCTGGCAGACGCCTGCGCTTGTTTTGACATTTCTTTGGGCTGCTCCGGGTATGTGTATGGCCTTTCTGTCATCATCTCCTTCATGCAGGCCAACAAGATCCAGAAGGGTTTGTTCTTCACCAGCGACCCATACTCGGCGATTATCGATCCAACGGACCAAGCCACCTGCCTACTATTTGGAGATGCTGCCACCGTCAGTTTGTTAGAGGCTGGTGCTCCTGGCTGGCAACTCACGGATGTTATTTTTGGAACTCAGGGTAAAAACGGGGCCGCGATCAACAATCGTGGAGGCAAACTGGCCATGAATGGCCGTGATGTTTTTAACTTTGCCCTGACCACTGTACCCAAGCAAATCCAGTCACTGCTGACTAGGCAAGAACTGACCCTGGAAGAAGTGGACCGCGTGGTTTTACACCAGGGGAGCCGGTACATCGTGGACAAACTGCGCGAGCGTATGCGCCTGCCAGAGGACAAAGTGCCACTTCATCTCACAGATCTCGGCAACACCGTATCCTCCGCGATTCCGCTGACCTTGGAAGCAACTCTACAAATAGGCTCACCCAAACGAATCCTAATCTCAGGATTTGGCGTTGGGCTCTCTTATGCAACGGGATTGTTAGATTGGCAAAGTTGCTGA
- the pseF gene encoding pseudaminic acid cytidylyltransferase, translating to MSLAIIPARGGSKRLPGKNIRLFHGKPIIGYAIDAALSCGCFSEVMVSTDCPKIAETALQWGASVPFLRSVSTSDDNTGIACVIREVLQTYAKSGRHFETACCLFATAALVRKERLQEAQRMLDSNSGTEGIITVVRTPQPATRCMVIRDSRVVFQSESMQYSRSQDLEETYFDAAQMYWVRTAPFLARELKTMASLKRLPLLLSELETQDINTIEDWRLAELKHQFLAEHPEIIPV from the coding sequence ATGAGCCTAGCCATCATACCAGCCCGGGGCGGGAGCAAAAGGCTGCCGGGAAAAAACATCCGTCTTTTTCACGGCAAACCCATCATTGGTTATGCGATAGATGCGGCGCTTTCCTGTGGCTGCTTCAGCGAGGTCATGGTCTCCACAGACTGTCCTAAGATCGCAGAAACAGCCCTGCAATGGGGTGCAAGTGTGCCCTTTCTGAGGAGTGTGTCCACATCTGATGACAACACTGGCATTGCCTGCGTTATCAGAGAGGTTTTGCAAACTTATGCGAAAAGCGGTCGTCATTTTGAAACCGCTTGCTGCCTTTTTGCGACGGCGGCCCTCGTCCGGAAAGAGCGACTGCAGGAAGCCCAAAGAATGCTGGACTCCAACTCTGGGACGGAAGGAATCATCACCGTCGTGCGCACCCCACAACCTGCCACGCGGTGCATGGTTATCCGGGATAGCCGAGTCGTATTTCAAAGTGAGTCCATGCAATATTCGCGATCACAGGATCTGGAGGAAACGTACTTCGATGCTGCCCAGATGTACTGGGTGCGCACTGCCCCTTTTCTGGCGCGTGAATTAAAGACGATGGCATCGCTCAAACGCCTGCCTTTGTTGCTTTCAGAGCTTGAAACACAGGACATCAACACTATTGAAGACTGGCGGCTAGCCGAATTGAAGCATCAGTTTCTTGCGGAACATCCAGAGATTATTCCTGTTTAA
- a CDS encoding acyl carrier protein codes for MNDTLTSVVAILRESLPDIEIDPATDGDRSLKELGIDSLDKMSVLLAVQDRWNLTFTEEQIGQMSTIKSICEQITA; via the coding sequence ATGAACGATACCCTGACCAGTGTTGTGGCCATTCTCCGCGAATCCCTACCCGACATCGAAATCGACCCAGCCACGGATGGAGACAGGTCACTCAAAGAGCTGGGGATAGACTCGCTAGACAAGATGTCAGTGCTGCTAGCAGTGCAGGACCGATGGAACCTGACTTTTACAGAAGAACAGATCGGTCAAATGAGCACGATCAAAAGCATCTGCGAGCAGATCACCGCTTAA
- a CDS encoding PseG/SpsG family protein, with product MRSLFFRLDASPQRGLGHLRRCCVLARECSALGARPHFFIRHEKVDFNGQDFPANAVLHEIPWDCSPEKDAELTVKFCEKNKVEAGVVDHYRLDKSYQTPLRDAGLRWMQFGNPLHTHPLLGALVHDARPDAGVEEYTTRKPADDTQFLTGPGYALVGEDFRQMRSKLMPPTSKEISSIMLTFGGGDDQGGILKALEWLDATEFTGTRIVMGSSMNPHLPAIKEKARQSSRIELHVDNWHPAPFMARCQLALCAGGTSLHELACLGVPPVIVCIADNQFFPAKSWQAAGMALNLGAIQDIQEATAVEQLSYLLSHPTVRLNMARRCWEAQDGLGAKRCASALLDLPRAISKTSR from the coding sequence ATGCGCTCTCTATTCTTTCGCCTTGATGCTTCTCCACAGAGAGGTCTGGGGCATCTGCGACGCTGCTGTGTACTGGCCAGAGAATGCAGTGCGCTAGGTGCCCGCCCACATTTTTTTATACGGCATGAAAAGGTGGATTTTAATGGTCAGGACTTTCCAGCCAATGCCGTGCTGCATGAAATCCCCTGGGATTGCAGCCCGGAGAAGGACGCAGAACTGACTGTGAAGTTCTGTGAGAAAAACAAGGTGGAGGCAGGGGTAGTGGATCATTACCGCCTGGACAAAAGCTATCAAACACCTCTCCGTGATGCGGGTCTGCGGTGGATGCAATTTGGCAATCCGCTGCACACGCATCCTCTTCTCGGAGCGCTTGTGCACGACGCCAGGCCAGACGCAGGAGTGGAAGAATACACAACGCGCAAACCGGCTGATGATACCCAGTTTCTGACCGGACCGGGCTATGCGCTTGTCGGTGAGGATTTTCGCCAAATGCGATCCAAGCTGATGCCGCCCACCTCCAAAGAAATCAGCTCCATCATGCTGACATTCGGAGGTGGAGATGACCAGGGCGGGATTTTGAAAGCCCTCGAATGGCTAGATGCAACGGAGTTTACAGGGACGCGGATTGTGATGGGCAGCAGCATGAATCCCCACTTGCCAGCGATCAAAGAAAAGGCGCGACAGTCATCCCGCATTGAGCTCCATGTGGACAACTGGCATCCGGCCCCTTTCATGGCACGCTGCCAATTGGCCCTGTGCGCTGGAGGCACTTCCCTGCATGAACTGGCCTGCCTCGGTGTGCCACCCGTCATTGTCTGCATTGCCGATAACCAGTTCTTCCCAGCCAAGTCCTGGCAGGCAGCGGGCATGGCCCTGAACCTGGGAGCGATCCAGGACATCCAGGAAGCAACGGCTGTGGAGCAACTGAGTTATTTGCTCAGCCATCCGACCGTTCGCCTAAACATGGCCCGCCGCTGCTGGGAGGCTCAGGATGGCCTTGGGGCCAAGCGCTGTGCCTCGGCACTTTTGGACCTGCCACGAGCCATTTCAAAAACGTCAAGATGA
- a CDS encoding phytoene/squalene synthase family protein, whose protein sequence is MSDESHHERELGGQLLASVSRSFYLTLKALPRELREPLSLAYLLARTADTIADTAAVPEDVRLECLHDYEALVQGNEMDHDRLALTIRTRFVSLQGDEAERRLMERFPDGIAWLRTMQGGSLNSIRNVLHHIIRGQILDIERFPGDGQVRALSTARELDEYTWLVAGCVGEFWTEMCITELPTSLDSTVSLGQMKTWGARLGKGLQLINILRDIGEDIQDGRCYLPNGLNGPAELEAEWSQWMLVCQEHLRSGLLYVQHVADAKLRYATSLPLLLGLKTVARMKSATWAQVQKGIKITRLDVAMILAEAALACRSPEALEKLYRKMEG, encoded by the coding sequence ATGTCGGATGAATCTCATCATGAACGCGAACTCGGGGGCCAGCTACTGGCCTCTGTCTCTCGCTCCTTTTATCTTACCCTGAAAGCTCTCCCTCGAGAGTTGCGGGAGCCTCTATCTCTGGCCTACCTGCTGGCGCGCACCGCCGATACTATTGCTGATACAGCCGCCGTCCCGGAGGATGTTCGCCTGGAATGTCTTCACGACTATGAGGCGCTGGTGCAAGGAAATGAGATGGACCATGACCGGCTGGCGCTGACCATACGTACGCGCTTTGTTTCCTTGCAGGGGGATGAGGCCGAGCGTCGGCTCATGGAACGTTTTCCGGATGGCATTGCCTGGCTCCGCACCATGCAGGGCGGCTCGTTAAATTCGATTCGAAATGTCCTGCATCACATCATCCGGGGGCAGATTCTCGATATCGAACGTTTTCCTGGGGATGGCCAGGTGCGTGCACTTAGCACAGCCAGGGAACTGGATGAATACACCTGGCTGGTGGCTGGCTGCGTGGGAGAGTTTTGGACGGAAATGTGCATCACTGAACTGCCGACCTCCCTGGACTCAACCGTTTCACTGGGCCAAATGAAAACCTGGGGAGCCCGCTTGGGCAAAGGCCTTCAGCTCATCAATATCCTCCGTGACATTGGTGAAGACATTCAGGATGGCCGCTGTTACCTGCCCAATGGTTTGAACGGCCCCGCTGAGCTAGAGGCGGAGTGGTCACAGTGGATGCTTGTCTGTCAGGAGCATCTTCGCTCCGGCCTGCTCTATGTCCAGCATGTGGCTGATGCCAAACTGCGTTACGCCACCTCGTTGCCTTTGCTGCTAGGCCTGAAAACGGTTGCGCGAATGAAATCTGCCACCTGGGCACAGGTGCAGAAAGGCATCAAAATCACCCGTCTGGACGTAGCTATGATTCTCGCGGAGGCCGCTCTGGCATGCCGCAGTCCTGAAGCTTTGGAAAAGCTCTACCGTAAAATGGAGGGTTGA